acagacagacagacaggaaggaagggggaaggagtcATCTCTAGGTCAGGGAGCTAGTTCAGCCTGTTAAAGCACCAGCTTACAAACCTGAGGCCTCAAAGGCCACAGTTttgactcccagcaccaccatctgccagagctgatcagtgcctggtctctttcagtctcttcctctctcagtaaAATTTTCTCTAAATAGGTGGGAatgcagcccaggaagtggtacagtagataaaatgttggaccctcaggcatgaggtcttaaattcaatcctcagcatcacatgtgccagagtagtgctctggttctccttctctTATTGATTAATAAATAGATTGTATAGATAAAGGgaaacagctcagctggtagaatgaaggacttgcatgtctgatgtTCCTGGATCAAATCTCAGTGCTACATGTCCTGGCCTCtctgtcatatgaaataaatcttgagggggaaaaaagttgtTTCCCTTTTAATACATGTTTTTAAGTAGTTGTGAttattaacattgatttacaaagttgtaaGATTTGGGAGATAGTGTTTCATACCTGTACCTACCTCCAAAGTTTCTTTGCGCCCCCCCTTTGTCATTTATGAGCCAGCCGCCCAGATTCCCTTGCATTTGGGGTTCTTGGGAACCTGTGGTCAGCACTCCAGGATGAGTGAGTCAGGAGCCAAGGCCTGTCCCCCTCCTTCCTGGCTAGCAGCAGTAGGCATGGGTGGCAATGGTGGCAGAAGGCTGGCATGGGGGCTGGAATGCTGAATGGTGAGCAGGTACCTGACACCATTCTCCACAGGCCCAGATGTGATGATGGGATGGCAGAGTCAGAATCTTTATCAGTTTCCCTGGAGGGCTGGAATAgtaccaccactttttttttttttcttttttaacagagcactgttcagctctggcttatggtgttgcgaggggattaaacctgggactttggagccttgggcatgagagtctgtttgtataaccattatgctatctaccttctgtgCAACAACTCTTCTGCAGGGAGGGGCTCCAGAAACTGGGCCTcaaggggaaggtagaggagagagaccttGGCAGTCTTTGAACCCCAGGCCTGCACTGGTGACATGCTGCCCTGTGCTCCAGACTGGTAGGTGTGCTGGGAGGTGGAAGTGGGGAGACTCTGGCACAGGAATTGCTGGTGCCTGTTTAGTGCTACACCCAGGCCAGGAATGACCCCAAGTtgagggtcagatggtggcacacccagttaagcacacatgttactatgcaaagggacctgggttcaaggtccccacctgcaggggggaagcttcacagtgaagcaggtctgcagatgtctgtctctttgtctcccttcttgatttctattaaaaataaacaaatgataaaataataaattttaaaaagtgacccCAAGTACTGCCCTGGCTGGAAAGAGACCCTGGCATCGATGGGACCCCGGCTCCCACcctcctggctgagcacacacattcaagTGACTGTGAAGTGTTTATTGGTGCCATCTACAGTGGTTCCGTGTTGGGACACGGATACTGCCTTGGGGTCTAGCCTCAGCTGCCAAGACTTCCACGTGTTCCAGGGGGTCAGCACCCCCACCCACTTCTGCTGTGGGTGGGAGCAGGGCCAGCTCCAAGGCAGTGTTTATTGGGGAGACCTGTCAGGGGCGAATCTCTGCAGCGTCTGAGCCAGCAGTTGGTGCCAGGTGTCACACCCACAGGCTCCCTGTCCAGTCCTTGTCCTCCAACTGCTCGCCCCGCTCCTCTTCAGGGTACTGGCAACTGCAGGCATCCTCGGGGGGTGTGTCCTGGAGGTTCTCTGAGGAGGGGCCCAGGTCAGCAGGTGGGCTGGGCAACCCCTCCCCTGGCCTGGGGTGCCACTGACCTGGGAGCCGTGCCTGCTGCCTCCGCAGTTGCCAAGCATGCAGGCCCAACTGGGCAGTGGCCAAGACCAGGGAGCAGGCAGCCACAGCCAGCACGAGCCTGGTCAGCAGGCACTGTGGCTGGGTGGCAGGCACTGGCTCTGGCTGGCACCGGGCATTGTGAGTCTTGTTCCCCGGGAACTCGGTGGAGAAGCCAAGCTTCGAGCAGCTGAGAGACAAGGACCAGGCCAGGGTGAGTCTCAGATCTGGACAGCCCCTCCAGCCCGCCTGCTTTCTGGGGGGCCACCACACTCACTCTGTCCACGGCCTGCAGCGTCCCTCGTGACCAGGGGAGAAGGTCCCGACTGTGCAGTCAACACATTCAAAGCCGAAAGTGAACTTTCCTGGGACAGACAAAGACTGCAAGGGCTGCTGGACGGATGAGGTTATCCTGGCCTAGGGGCTACAGTGACACCCACACATGCCAGAGACCCCACAGGACAGAGACAGACTCTCTGGGAGACGGTTAGCTGCAGGGGCAGCGACTGAGTCCTAGGGCCACCAGGAGTCTCCGTAGAAGACagtggggaggcaggcagggaaagGGGTGGTTTGGCCTGGTCTTGATCAGAAAGCAGGAAAGGGTCTGCAGAGAGAGGATTCCCCCGGTGCTTTAGatgaccctagtccccaccctgTTCACCCGTGCTTGTCCAGACAGCgagcaggggctgggggagagggggtATACTGGGGGTTGTCCCTAGTCCAGCCTCACCCCATGCCCCCCAGTACCTGCCACAAGCCCCATGTGCTCAAGCAGCCCACCCCTCAACTGGGTAGACAAGTCCCAGGAGATTCCAGCtgttccccagagcccagcagcCAGATGGGgcgcccctcccaccccaccccaactctaACTCCCCACCTCGCCTTACCTTGCGGACGCACCTGCTGACCCGGAGGGCAGGGGTGGTGCTTGCAGCTGCCGCACTCCGGGTCCATGCAGTGGTGCTCCGCCAAAACACACGTGCAGTTCCGCCCCTGCTCTGGGCAGCTCTGGGCTAGCAGACGGCGGCAAGGTCAACAGCGCCCCAAGACCACCTGGGCCCAGGGCCGGGGTGGGGAGGAGCCTGAGCTGCCAGGGACTCTGGCTGACCCTCCTGCAGGACTGGCCAAGGCCCCCACcgccccacaatgtctccagcggGGAGCCCGGGGCACATGGGCGCTCGCTGCTCATTCTCCCACGCTTCGTGGGGACCCTGAACCCCGCAGACTCCGGGAGCGCCCCGCCCCCCCAAGCAGGGGAGGGGGCTTACCGCCGGCGCATTGGCAGCAGCGCTGGTTGGAGCCGGCGCCGAGCACCACGAGCCCGGGGCCGCAGCCCTCCACCAGGCCGAGCGCGCAGAACAGCGCCCCCAACAGCGCCCCACACCGCGCCCCCCGCGCGCATCCAGCGCCCATGGCCCCGCCGCCCCGGCCGTGAGACCAGTTTTAGggcgcccaccccaccccaagaagGGCCGCCTCTGCCTGtggggcggggcagggcggggCCGCAACTAGGTAACCgcgggactggggtggggggtgggaaacCCCGAACCTTCCCCCGCCAGCGTAAAActgccaggaaaaaaaattttttttgcgggcggagggtagatagcataatggctacgcaaacagactctcagactgaggctccaaagtcccaggttcagtcccccgcaccaccataagccagagatgaacaatgctctggtaaaaaaaaaaaaaaaaaatctattcagcAGAACCCACAGGAAGGGCATCGCGCCTCCGCGCACTGAGTGACCGATGGGGGGCGACAGCGGACTGGAACACGGGGGCAAGCCCTGGGAGTGGGAGGGCGGTGCAGGCCGGCACCTGCTGTACCCACTTTGTTCCTGAGACACCCCTATTCACACCTCCGCCTCCCGGGGCCGGCCTGGCTGCCTGGCCATGGGGACCTGTCCTGCTTGACCTCCTGCAGCCTCGAGCCTCCAACCTTGCTGGggttcccccaacccccaactctGAAGCCCATTACaaacaccacctgacccctcagcCCCTTGTGGGCAGCTCCTGAGCCTCCATGACACGCCCACCAACCGtgggggagggagatggggagccCCTGCTGGTGACTTGTCCCTTCTGCTGTTACTGGACTTTCCACTGTGCGCCTGGGGACAGGGCCCTATGTTCCTGGCCTGGAGCTGGCTCACCTGTTAGAGCAAACACTACGCacctgggtcccaggttcaagcccccagcaccacgtaggaataccatgcaaaggggatgtttctgagttcaagctccagaaccttatctatgggggtggagggggaactTCAGGAGGGGTGGAGCAGCGTTGCAagagtctccccttctctctgtctctcaccctttctatatACATTTGGGTAtaatggttgagcatacacattaccatgcgcaaggacccagggttctaGTCCTCGATCCTCAcatacagggaaagcttcatgaactgtgagacagtactgtgggtgtctctcaccctctcctatCCTGCCCATCTTTCTCAACTTGTGTCTCTatcaaagtaaataagtaaaacattaaaagaaaaatggaaggaaaaagaaaaaacaaacgagAATGGATGCCTGAAACAGTGAagaggtgcaggcactgagacctagcaatgaccctggtggctaaaaacaagaggggaagtttcacaagtggtgggttgGTGCTATactgtccctctcccccaccctttgtTTTTTGCCCTCTAtataggtaaagaaaaaaaaagaggggtcaggCAGAGGCACACCAGGATAATcgtacataatacaaagcacaaagacctgtgcaaggatgccggttcaagcccctggatccccacctgcaggggtgtcacttcacaagcagtgaagtaggtctgctctgcaagtatctctctatctccttctcaattatctctgtcctatcaaaaaaaaaggaaaagaaaaggccaccaggagcagtggactcatagtgcccggcatcaagccccagtgataaccctggaagcaaaagagagagagagagaaagaaaaatagtgcgGCAGGAGAAGTGAAATTGTGCTGGCAcaaaaccctggtggggaaaaaactgAGTCGTCAGAAAACTCATGAGATATTTTTGAGCAAAAAGACATAGcaaaagggctgggaagataatatcatggttctgcaaaagactttcttgcctgaggttcaGCATTTCCAGGCTCAgtcacccagcaccaccataagtcagagctgtgcagtgctctattcaaaataaataaataaacaaaagagggctgggcagtggcacacccagttaagtacagatattaccaagcacaaggacctgggttcaaatccctgcttcccacctgtgtgtatgtgtgtggggggacactacacaagcagtgaagcaggtctgcaagtgtctttctttctctctatttccccctcccctctcaacttctctctgtactattaaagaaagaaaaaaggtaaatgctggtggcgcaaagcgcaaggactggtgtaaggatcccggttcgagcccccggccccccacctgcaggggcctccaagcagtgaagcaggtctgcaggtgtctatctttctctgccccactctgtcttcccctcctctctccatttctctctgtcctattcaacaatgacgacatcagttaaaacaataataaccacaacaataaagcaacaagggcaacaaaagggaataaataaataattttttaagtttaaaaaaaaaagaaaaaaggaaaaatggccaccaggagtgagattcatagtgccagaaccaccccccccaaaacctggtggcaataataataataataataataataatattaatgctCAAAGATCTATCAATATGTTCCATTGTCCCTCCAAATGTTGAAAGTGACTGTCATATTTGACTCCACCTCTAGGACACCAAGAGTGTGAGCCACTCACCACCAAGGAACCTAGGAATGACACCACTCTGGAGGGGGGCCTCAGGGCACCCTGCTGGTACCAATGGAGGGGGGGTTCAGGAAATGGGGTGCAGGGAACtccaagagaaagaggaaaagaagtgtCCTGCCTCGGCAAGCACTGCACAGTTCTGCCTGAGCACTTCCTGACTCATCCCACAGGGGACCCTCTTGTGATCCCAGAGCAGCAGGTCCCGCTTCAGGAGCCACTAGCTTTGTCCAGTTCCCTCAGTGAGTGCCTGGTGAGATGCACCCCCAAGAGTGGCCTGGGGTCTCTGATTcacactacccccaccccctagccCCTGGCATCAGGTCAGGGAGGTATGTTTGGCAACATGGT
The sequence above is drawn from the Erinaceus europaeus chromosome 10, mEriEur2.1, whole genome shotgun sequence genome and encodes:
- the TNFRSF18 gene encoding tumor necrosis factor receptor superfamily member 18 isoform X1; translated protein: MGAGCARGARCGALLGALFCALGLVEGCGPGLVVLGAGSNQRCCQCAGAQSCPEQGRNCTCVLAEHHCMDPECGSCKHHPCPPGQQVRPQGKFTFGFECVDCTVGTFSPGHEGRCRPWTDCSKLGFSTEFPGNKTHNARCQPEPVPATQPQCLLTRLVLAVAACSLVLATAQLGLHAWQLRRQQARLPGQWHPRPGEGLPSPPADLGPSSENLQDTPPEDACSCQYPEEERGEQLEDKDWTGSLWV
- the TNFRSF18 gene encoding tumor necrosis factor receptor superfamily member 18 isoform X2, with the protein product MGAGCARGARCGALLGALFCALGLVEGCGPGLVVLGAGSNQRCCQCAGAQSCPEQGRNCTCVLAEHHCMDPECGSCKHHPCPPGQQVRPQGKFTFGFECVDCTVGTFSPGHEGRCRPWTDCSKLGFSTEFPGNKTHNARCQPEPVPATQPQCLLTRLVLAVAACSLVLATAQLGLHAWQLRRQQARLPENLQDTPPEDACSCQYPEEERGEQLEDKDWTGSLWV